The following are from one region of the Hydrogenimonas sp. SS33 genome:
- the guaA gene encoding glutamine-hydrolyzing GMP synthase has protein sequence MKDVSIIVLDFGSQYTQLIARRLREEKVYCEIVPYFTKVEEIRAKNPKGIIFSGGPASVYDKDAYEVDRAVYEMGLPILGICYGMQRIAVDFGGKVVRSDHHEYGKAELHFYEEGGHRSELFDGCHDGTVVWMSHSDRVEELPKGFKPIAYSDNSPYAAIADESRKIYALQFHPEVHHSEEGHIMLRNFARKICGVQEKWDMGSFLKQQIAKIREQVGDGKVLCALSGGVDSSVVAALLYEAIGDQLIPVFVDNGLLRKGEREQVESVFKVHLKVPLITVDASEHFLVKLAGVTDPEQKRKIIGHTFIEVFEEEAKKHEGIRFLAQGTLYPDVIESVSVKGPSQTIKSHHNVGGLPDWMDFELIEPLRELFKDEVRKLGLELGLPESLVYRHPFPGPGLAIRIMGEVNIYDLDLLREADVILLEELKASGYYNKVWQAFAVLLNVKSVGVMGDNRTYDNTVCVRVVEAVDGMTATFAHLPHDLLERISRRIINEVDGINRVVYDISSKPPATIEWE, from the coding sequence TTGAAAGACGTCAGCATCATCGTTCTCGATTTCGGCTCCCAGTACACCCAGCTCATCGCCCGCAGGCTGCGGGAGGAGAAGGTCTATTGCGAGATCGTCCCCTACTTCACGAAAGTGGAAGAGATCAGGGCGAAAAACCCCAAAGGGATCATCTTCAGCGGCGGGCCCGCGTCGGTCTACGACAAGGATGCCTACGAAGTGGACCGCGCCGTTTACGAGATGGGCCTGCCGATTCTTGGGATCTGCTACGGCATGCAGCGCATCGCCGTCGATTTCGGCGGGAAGGTGGTCCGCTCCGACCACCACGAATACGGCAAGGCGGAGCTGCACTTCTACGAAGAGGGCGGGCACCGCTCCGAGCTTTTTGACGGCTGCCACGACGGGACGGTCGTCTGGATGAGCCATTCGGACCGGGTCGAGGAGCTGCCCAAAGGGTTCAAACCCATCGCCTACAGCGACAACTCCCCCTACGCCGCCATCGCCGACGAGAGCCGCAAAATTTACGCCCTGCAGTTTCACCCCGAAGTGCACCACAGTGAGGAGGGGCACATCATGCTGCGCAACTTCGCCCGCAAAATCTGCGGCGTACAGGAGAAGTGGGATATGGGCTCCTTCCTCAAGCAGCAGATCGCCAAAATACGGGAGCAGGTGGGAGACGGCAAAGTGCTCTGCGCGCTTTCTGGCGGGGTGGACAGCTCCGTCGTGGCGGCGCTTCTCTATGAAGCCATCGGTGACCAGCTTATCCCCGTTTTCGTGGACAACGGCCTGCTTCGCAAAGGGGAGAGGGAGCAGGTGGAGAGCGTCTTCAAGGTCCACCTGAAGGTACCCCTCATCACCGTCGACGCCAGCGAACATTTTCTGGTCAAACTGGCAGGCGTCACCGACCCGGAGCAAAAACGCAAGATCATCGGCCACACCTTCATCGAAGTCTTCGAAGAGGAGGCCAAAAAGCACGAAGGCATCCGCTTCCTGGCCCAGGGGACCCTCTACCCCGACGTCATCGAGTCGGTTTCGGTCAAGGGGCCGAGCCAGACCATCAAATCCCACCACAATGTGGGCGGCCTGCCCGACTGGATGGATTTCGAACTCATCGAACCGCTGCGGGAACTCTTCAAGGATGAGGTGCGCAAACTGGGGCTGGAGCTGGGGCTGCCCGAATCGCTGGTCTACCGCCACCCCTTCCCCGGGCCCGGCCTGGCCATCCGCATCATGGGAGAGGTGAACATCTACGACCTGGACCTGCTTAGAGAAGCCGACGTCATTTTGCTCGAAGAGCTCAAAGCCAGCGGCTACTACAACAAGGTATGGCAGGCCTTCGCCGTGTTGCTCAATGTCAAAAGCGTCGGTGTCATGGGAGACAACCGGACCTACGACAACACGGTATGCGTCCGGGTCGTCGAAGCCGTGGACGGCATGACCGCCACCTTCGCCCACCTGCCCCACGACCTGTTGGAGCGCATCAGCCGCCGTATCATCAACGAAGTAGACGGCATCAACCGTGTCGTCTACGACATCAGCTCCAAACCGCCCGCGACGATCGAATGGGAATGA
- the uvrC gene encoding excinuclease ABC subunit UvrC has product MEESLRNLPDAPGVYQYYDNQGRLLYVGKAKSLKKRIKSYFRFTPSLSPAPNLSPRIYQMIAQTKRLETFVTPTESDALLLENSLIKQLKPKYNILLRDDKTYPYIYIDRSRPFPRFELTRKVVKGKRVKYFGPFPHGARAILDSLYELVPLVQKKGCLKGKKACLFHQIGRCEAPCEGKITPEAYDRLVEEALGYIHNKRKIVRALEERMSFYAEQLRFEEAAAIRDRIEAIRKIEEFSSADLARLEDLDIFALRFEGEEGVLVRLFMREGKIVASSHTRLRNAEDADIGEIYRRAILEFYTEETPFTAGAILTAHPFEEQEELARLVSGRVGRKVDITTPQRGARKRLTELGLQNAAELLRQRSKQSEAGVEEKVRDLLGLEELPRRVEVFDNSHLAGEAPVGAMVVYDEGKWDKQAYRHYNLTSRDEYHQMQEMLEQRITSFDKSPPPDLWVVDGGETLRRLAAGLLERAGVNLPVAGIAKEKIDAKAHRAKGAARDILHTDGGEIRLLPGDERLHWFQRLRDEAHRFAIAFHKKQRLKKEKKISLLEAKGIGPAKVKRLLDYFGSFEAIREADFETLCRILNPKDARSVMDHLHNKETAQEKVI; this is encoded by the coding sequence ATGGAAGAGAGCCTGCGAAACCTACCCGACGCGCCGGGAGTCTACCAGTACTACGACAACCAAGGGCGGCTTCTGTACGTGGGCAAGGCCAAGAGCCTCAAAAAGCGGATCAAAAGCTACTTCCGCTTTACCCCGAGCCTCTCCCCAGCCCCCAACCTTTCACCCCGCATCTACCAGATGATCGCCCAAACGAAGCGCCTGGAGACCTTCGTCACCCCCACCGAAAGCGACGCTTTGTTGCTGGAAAACTCCCTCATCAAACAGCTCAAACCCAAATACAACATCCTCCTGCGCGACGACAAGACCTACCCCTACATCTACATCGACCGCAGCCGGCCCTTCCCCCGCTTCGAGCTGACCCGCAAAGTGGTCAAAGGCAAAAGGGTCAAATATTTCGGGCCCTTCCCCCACGGCGCCCGGGCCATTCTCGACTCGCTCTACGAGCTGGTCCCCCTGGTGCAGAAGAAGGGGTGCCTCAAAGGCAAAAAGGCGTGCCTCTTTCACCAGATCGGCCGCTGCGAAGCCCCCTGCGAGGGGAAGATCACCCCCGAAGCCTACGACCGGCTGGTGGAAGAGGCTCTGGGGTACATCCACAACAAGCGCAAAATCGTCCGGGCACTGGAGGAGCGGATGTCCTTCTACGCCGAACAGCTCCGCTTCGAGGAGGCGGCCGCCATCCGCGACCGCATCGAGGCGATCCGGAAGATCGAAGAGTTCAGCAGCGCGGATCTGGCGCGGCTGGAGGACCTGGACATCTTCGCCCTCCGCTTCGAGGGGGAGGAGGGGGTCCTGGTGCGCCTCTTCATGCGGGAGGGGAAGATCGTCGCTTCCAGCCACACCCGGCTGCGAAACGCCGAAGATGCCGACATCGGCGAAATCTACCGGCGGGCGATCCTGGAGTTCTACACCGAAGAGACCCCCTTCACCGCCGGCGCGATACTCACGGCCCACCCCTTCGAGGAGCAGGAGGAGCTGGCAAGGCTCGTCTCCGGCCGCGTGGGAAGAAAGGTCGACATCACCACGCCCCAAAGAGGCGCCAGGAAGCGATTGACGGAGCTGGGGCTCCAAAACGCCGCCGAACTGCTGCGGCAGCGCTCCAAACAAAGCGAAGCCGGCGTCGAAGAGAAAGTCCGCGACCTGCTGGGGCTGGAGGAGCTCCCCCGCCGCGTGGAGGTCTTCGACAACTCCCACCTGGCGGGCGAAGCGCCGGTGGGCGCCATGGTGGTCTACGACGAAGGCAAGTGGGACAAACAGGCCTACCGCCACTACAACCTCACCTCCCGGGACGAATACCACCAGATGCAGGAGATGCTCGAACAGCGCATCACCTCCTTCGACAAATCTCCGCCCCCGGACCTGTGGGTCGTCGACGGCGGCGAAACCCTGAGACGGCTCGCCGCAGGCCTGCTCGAACGCGCGGGGGTCAACCTGCCGGTGGCGGGCATCGCCAAGGAGAAGATCGACGCCAAAGCCCACCGTGCCAAAGGGGCCGCCCGGGACATCCTCCACACCGACGGGGGTGAAATTCGCCTACTCCCCGGCGACGAGCGGCTCCACTGGTTCCAGCGGCTCAGGGACGAGGCCCACCGCTTCGCCATCGCCTTCCACAAGAAGCAGCGCCTCAAAAAGGAGAAGAAGATCTCCCTCCTCGAAGCCAAAGGGATCGGCCCCGCCAAAGTGAAACGACTGCTCGACTACTTCGGCTCCTTCGAAGCGATCCGGGAGGCCGATTTCGAGACACTGTGCCGGATTCTCAATCCGAAGGACGCCCGTTCCGTTATGGATCATTTACACAACAAGGAGACTGCCCAAGAAAAAGTTATATAA
- a CDS encoding MlaD family protein, translating to MRTEAKVGLFVTIGLILLFLLSTQVNKFQGLGKKGYDVHAVVSDASGLEKHAKVKMKGVDIGYVKGIGLDGTRVVVTMFIYKKAKIPADSEVALAQDSLLGSKFVNIVPGTSRTYLAENGTIEKEKPSASLEEMGTEVASAAAELKKFIHELRETLDARSRGQLKETFANLQKLTGDLKDIVGQNKENIDNLVLNINDAAKRFARMSSKFSKSADSINAQLPTLLAKLDKTLDAYKGAGETLNDRLPTLARKFESLEDQLDAVVKENRKPLNRALTSVDHFFTKGQGTIAKLDRYLDSVTQTRLELGMDGFYMADDGNFKGGLHIDYMPYYSRHYMIDVISSPDYTERKSDGRYPGDMDHEEGKWYVSAQVGKRYRDFMVRGGIIESTAGAGVDYYMNHDKLKFSLDAYDFNAVNDIRGDNPHLRALVRYRFYKHINAYAGYDNFLNSDADNLLFGLGIRFEDDRMKYLLGGAASAGAGASK from the coding sequence GTGAGAACGGAAGCGAAAGTCGGACTTTTTGTTACGATAGGGTTGATTCTTCTTTTTTTGTTGAGTACCCAGGTCAACAAATTCCAGGGCCTCGGGAAGAAGGGGTATGACGTCCATGCCGTCGTCAGCGACGCCAGCGGTCTGGAGAAGCATGCCAAGGTGAAGATGAAAGGGGTCGATATCGGGTATGTGAAGGGTATCGGCCTCGACGGCACCCGGGTCGTGGTGACGATGTTCATCTATAAAAAGGCGAAAATCCCCGCCGACTCCGAAGTGGCCCTGGCCCAGGACTCCCTGCTTGGGAGCAAGTTCGTCAACATCGTGCCGGGAACATCCCGCACCTATCTCGCCGAAAACGGCACCATCGAGAAAGAGAAGCCCTCCGCCTCCCTGGAAGAGATGGGAACCGAAGTGGCCTCGGCGGCGGCGGAGCTGAAGAAGTTCATCCACGAACTGCGCGAAACCCTCGACGCCAGAAGCCGGGGGCAGCTCAAAGAGACTTTCGCCAACCTGCAGAAGCTGACCGGTGATTTGAAAGATATTGTCGGCCAGAACAAAGAGAACATCGACAACCTGGTGCTCAATATCAACGATGCGGCCAAACGGTTCGCCCGGATGTCTTCCAAATTCTCCAAAAGCGCCGACAGCATCAACGCCCAGCTCCCCACGCTGCTGGCGAAACTCGACAAGACGCTGGATGCCTACAAGGGGGCGGGCGAAACCCTCAACGACCGCCTGCCGACGCTGGCCAGAAAATTCGAATCTCTCGAAGACCAGCTCGACGCCGTGGTCAAAGAGAACCGCAAACCCCTCAACCGTGCCCTCACGTCGGTGGACCACTTCTTCACGAAAGGGCAGGGGACCATCGCCAAGCTCGACCGCTACCTCGACTCCGTCACCCAGACCAGGCTCGAACTGGGCATGGACGGCTTCTATATGGCGGACGACGGCAACTTCAAAGGGGGGCTCCATATCGACTATATGCCCTACTACTCCCGCCACTATATGATCGACGTCATCTCTTCCCCGGATTATACAGAACGAAAATCAGACGGAAGGTACCCCGGCGACATGGACCACGAAGAGGGGAAATGGTACGTCTCGGCCCAGGTGGGGAAACGGTATAGGGATTTCATGGTCAGAGGCGGCATCATTGAAAGTACGGCCGGCGCCGGCGTCGACTACTACATGAACCACGACAAACTGAAATTCTCCCTCGACGCTTACGACTTCAACGCCGTCAACGACATCCGCGGAGACAACCCCCACCTCAGGGCACTGGTACGTTACCGTTTCTACAAACATATCAACGCCTACGCGGGGTACGACAACTTCCTCAACTCCGATGCGGACAACCTGCTTTTCGGCCTGGGAATCCGTTTCGAAGACGACCGGATGAAGTATCTTCTCGGCGGTGCCGCCAGCGCGGGGGCGGGTGCCTCCAAATGA
- the purD gene encoding phosphoribosylamine--glycine ligase — MKVMVVGSGGREYAIGRALHKDPAVEKIWFAPGNGATPQMGENVDISDYEALADYVEKEGIDLTIVGPEAPLVGGIVDVFKARGLKIFGPSKEAAQLEGSKIFMKNFLARHDIPTARYIETESIEEAFRFIDSLPEPIVVKADGLCAGKGVIIAKTRDEAKKAASEMLSGKAFGEAGTKIVVEEFLDGYELSVFAVCDGKEYVILPAAQDHKRLLDHDEGPNTGGMGAYAPTPLIDETLYGKIEERIIKPTVDGMAEEGMPFEGVLFAGLMIVGGEPYTLEFNVRFGDPECEVLMPLLKTPASELFDKAASGRLKELEVAFLDKYAVGVVMASKNYPYKSSEPAEIVVDKIVHTELAEKAHIDFAGVSLIDGKLMATGGRVLVCVGLGDSIREARDNAYMLCGQVHFAGKQCRSDIAYQALAAENG; from the coding sequence ATGAAAGTGATGGTCGTAGGCAGCGGTGGGCGTGAGTATGCGATAGGGCGTGCGTTGCACAAGGATCCGGCGGTGGAGAAGATCTGGTTCGCGCCCGGCAACGGGGCGACGCCGCAGATGGGGGAGAATGTCGACATTTCCGACTACGAAGCGCTGGCGGACTATGTGGAAAAAGAGGGGATCGACCTGACAATCGTCGGGCCGGAGGCGCCGCTGGTGGGCGGCATCGTCGACGTGTTCAAAGCGCGGGGATTGAAGATTTTCGGCCCTTCGAAAGAGGCGGCGCAGCTGGAGGGGAGCAAAATCTTCATGAAGAACTTCCTGGCCCGCCACGACATTCCCACGGCCCGCTACATCGAAACGGAGAGCATCGAAGAGGCTTTCAGGTTCATCGATTCCCTGCCCGAGCCCATCGTCGTCAAGGCCGACGGCCTCTGTGCCGGCAAAGGGGTGATTATCGCCAAAACCCGGGACGAGGCGAAAAAGGCGGCGTCGGAGATGCTCAGCGGCAAAGCCTTCGGAGAGGCGGGGACGAAGATCGTGGTGGAGGAGTTTCTCGACGGCTACGAACTCTCGGTTTTCGCCGTGTGCGACGGGAAAGAGTACGTCATCCTGCCGGCGGCGCAGGACCACAAACGGCTTCTGGACCACGACGAGGGGCCCAACACCGGCGGAATGGGCGCCTACGCTCCGACGCCGCTGATCGACGAGACGCTCTACGGAAAGATCGAAGAGCGGATCATCAAGCCGACGGTGGACGGCATGGCCGAAGAGGGGATGCCTTTTGAGGGGGTGCTTTTCGCCGGATTGATGATCGTCGGCGGCGAACCCTATACGCTGGAGTTCAATGTCCGTTTCGGAGACCCCGAGTGCGAAGTGCTGATGCCGCTGCTCAAGACGCCCGCTTCCGAACTCTTCGACAAAGCCGCTTCCGGCAGACTGAAGGAGCTGGAGGTGGCATTTTTGGACAAGTATGCCGTAGGGGTCGTGATGGCCAGCAAAAACTACCCCTACAAAAGTTCGGAGCCGGCGGAGATCGTGGTGGACAAAATCGTCCATACGGAACTGGCCGAAAAGGCCCATATCGATTTCGCCGGGGTCTCTCTCATCGACGGAAAACTGATGGCCACCGGAGGGCGGGTGCTGGTCTGCGTGGGATTGGGCGACTCCATCCGCGAAGCGCGTGACAATGCCTACATGCTCTGCGGGCAGGTTCACTTCGCCGGCAAACAGTGCCGAAGCGACATCGCCTACCAGGCCCTCGCCGCAGAAAATGGATGA
- the nhaD gene encoding sodium:proton antiporter NhaD, with product MHEATFHLTTTWVGIIDLAVFIIAYYFIATEEKYEINKAKPALFAGTFMFMLIGIFFTLNHLDPTPMHEEMEKLILEIAEIFFFLFVAMTFIETLIERRVFDVLKYKLVSRGYSYKKLFWLTGLLAFFISPVADNLTTALILSTVLYTIDKTNKDFLVAGAINIVVAANAGGAWSPFGDITTLMAWTAGKGEFVDFLFLFVPSIGSWLLTGWLLSRYVPKGEPHFNVETEEVPKMKEGGKAVIWLGAFTITIAVLGHQFFHFPAMWGMMFGLSLLKLHSYKLQRSGAEGYDVYVNMKKVENDTLLFFFGILSAVGALHFLGYLEYVHNLYNIIGPTAANIGVGFISAVIDNVPVMSAILKASPQMGIDQWMLVTLTAGIGGSLISFGSAAGVGVMGRLRGIYTFNSHIKLAWTVLAGYALAMVLWYIQFEIMGLY from the coding sequence ATGCATGAAGCCACCTTCCACCTGACGACGACCTGGGTCGGCATTATCGACCTGGCAGTTTTCATCATCGCCTACTACTTCATCGCCACGGAAGAGAAGTATGAGATCAACAAGGCCAAGCCGGCCCTCTTCGCCGGTACCTTCATGTTCATGCTCATCGGCATCTTCTTCACCCTCAACCATCTCGATCCGACGCCGATGCACGAGGAGATGGAGAAGCTGATTCTCGAGATTGCCGAGATCTTCTTCTTCCTCTTCGTCGCCATGACCTTCATCGAGACGCTCATCGAGCGGCGCGTCTTCGACGTGCTTAAGTACAAACTGGTCTCCAGGGGCTACAGTTACAAAAAGCTCTTCTGGCTGACCGGGCTGCTGGCCTTCTTCATTTCGCCTGTGGCCGACAACCTGACGACGGCGCTGATCCTCTCTACGGTGCTCTACACGATCGACAAAACCAACAAAGATTTTCTGGTGGCGGGAGCCATCAACATCGTCGTGGCGGCCAACGCGGGAGGCGCCTGGAGCCCCTTCGGCGACATCACGACGCTGATGGCCTGGACCGCGGGAAAAGGGGAGTTTGTCGACTTCCTTTTCCTCTTCGTCCCCTCCATCGGAAGCTGGCTGCTGACCGGATGGCTCCTTTCAAGGTACGTTCCCAAAGGGGAGCCCCATTTCAATGTGGAGACCGAAGAGGTCCCGAAAATGAAAGAGGGCGGCAAGGCGGTCATCTGGCTGGGCGCTTTCACCATCACCATCGCCGTGCTGGGGCACCAGTTTTTCCACTTTCCCGCCATGTGGGGCATGATGTTCGGCCTCTCCCTGCTCAAACTCCACTCCTACAAACTTCAGCGAAGCGGTGCGGAGGGGTATGACGTCTATGTCAACATGAAAAAGGTGGAGAACGATACGCTGCTCTTCTTCTTCGGTATCCTCTCCGCCGTCGGGGCGCTCCACTTCCTGGGGTACCTGGAGTATGTCCACAACCTCTACAACATTATCGGGCCGACCGCCGCCAACATCGGGGTCGGGTTCATCTCCGCCGTCATCGACAACGTGCCGGTCATGAGCGCCATTTTGAAAGCAAGCCCCCAGATGGGCATCGACCAGTGGATGCTGGTGACACTGACTGCGGGTATCGGGGGAAGCCTTATCAGCTTCGGATCCGCCGCGGGTGTCGGCGTCATGGGTCGTCTTCGTGGGATCTACACTTTCAACTCCCATATAAAGCTGGCGTGGACGGTTCTCGCCGGATACGCGCTGGCCATGGTGCTGTGGTATATCCAGTTCGAAATCATGGGGCTTTACTGA
- a CDS encoding RDD family protein, producing the protein MDETLERSLRESGAQLAPLGRRTVAFAIDDTLISLIFVVLLWEPIAAAQSTEEIAALINGVSLYMVMTQILYHTLFVWQYGASLGKMAMKMRVAEAETMQIPRLGVAFNRAIFRVISGMVFYLGFLWAFFDPARQAWHDKTARTLVVNA; encoded by the coding sequence ATGGATGAGACGCTCGAACGGTCCCTGCGCGAGTCGGGCGCGCAGTTGGCGCCCCTGGGGCGCAGGACCGTTGCATTCGCCATCGACGACACGCTGATCAGCCTCATCTTCGTCGTGCTTCTGTGGGAGCCGATTGCCGCGGCGCAGAGTACGGAAGAGATCGCGGCGCTCATCAACGGTGTCTCCCTCTATATGGTGATGACCCAGATTCTCTACCATACGCTCTTCGTGTGGCAGTATGGGGCCTCTTTGGGGAAAATGGCCATGAAGATGCGCGTCGCAGAGGCGGAGACGATGCAGATTCCCCGCCTGGGCGTCGCCTTCAACCGGGCCATCTTCCGGGTCATCAGCGGCATGGTCTTCTATCTGGGCTTTCTATGGGCCTTCTTCGACCCCGCGCGCCAGGCGTGGCACGACAAAACCGCCAGAACATTGGTCGTGAATGCGTAG
- a CDS encoding FAD-dependent oxidoreductase, which yields MRTDGKYDVIILGAGIAGLYAALHLPKEKNVLILCKDIPWECNTFYAQGGVAAAVDEADVPSHIEDTLKAGAGLCDEEAVKVMVKESLDVIPDLLRRGFDFDRDEKGRLLYTKEAAHSRPRILHAGGDATGRYLHQFLMQANPHPLVYNVRVFDLLRSGDTVYGVRALINEEIRELYADAVIVASGGVGSLYAYHTNSRTISSDLHGICLERGIRLERMEFMQFHPTVYVDNPWARKQLLTEALRGEGAEIVDEEGRRFLFDYDERGELAPRDIVSRAIFDYRKRKGSKVYLKMDMFDEEFFAHRFPNIKKALAAVGFDLPRDWVPISPAFHYAIGGIACDLDGAVPGLENLYVVGEAASTRVHGANRLASNSLLEGLVFGRRAALHLVKKGYTWGHKPPFAEFKGNLVEKDDAILKQRLRRTMWQEVGIVRTRSGLERALDFVDDVQHLTVGRLLALRLKTARNIIESALARPESVGAHYIINE from the coding sequence ATGAGAACCGACGGAAAATACGATGTCATCATCCTGGGGGCCGGCATCGCCGGGCTCTATGCGGCACTGCACCTTCCCAAAGAGAAGAATGTGCTGATACTGTGCAAAGACATTCCCTGGGAGTGCAACACCTTCTACGCCCAGGGCGGGGTCGCCGCCGCCGTGGACGAGGCGGATGTCCCCTCTCATATCGAAGATACCCTCAAAGCTGGCGCCGGCCTCTGTGACGAAGAGGCGGTGAAGGTGATGGTCAAAGAGAGCCTCGACGTCATTCCCGACCTGCTTCGCCGCGGTTTCGACTTCGACCGGGACGAAAAGGGGCGGCTGCTCTATACGAAGGAGGCGGCCCACAGCCGCCCGAGGATTCTCCATGCCGGCGGGGATGCCACGGGCCGCTACCTGCACCAGTTTCTGATGCAGGCCAACCCCCACCCCCTGGTCTACAATGTGCGGGTCTTCGACCTGCTCCGTTCGGGCGATACCGTCTACGGCGTCAGGGCGCTCATCAACGAGGAGATCAGGGAACTCTACGCCGATGCCGTCATCGTCGCCAGCGGCGGGGTCGGCAGCCTCTACGCCTACCATACCAACTCCCGTACCATCAGCTCCGACCTCCACGGTATCTGCCTGGAGCGGGGCATCCGTCTGGAGCGGATGGAGTTCATGCAGTTTCACCCCACCGTCTATGTGGACAACCCCTGGGCCAGGAAGCAGCTGCTGACCGAAGCGCTCCGGGGCGAGGGGGCGGAGATCGTCGACGAAGAGGGGCGCCGTTTCCTCTTCGATTACGACGAGCGGGGGGAACTGGCACCCAGAGACATCGTCAGCCGCGCCATTTTCGACTACCGGAAGCGCAAAGGGTCGAAGGTCTATCTGAAGATGGATATGTTCGACGAAGAGTTTTTCGCCCACCGTTTCCCCAACATCAAGAAGGCGCTGGCGGCGGTCGGTTTCGACCTGCCCAGAGACTGGGTGCCCATCTCTCCGGCCTTTCACTACGCCATCGGGGGGATTGCCTGCGACCTGGACGGCGCGGTGCCTGGGCTGGAGAACCTCTATGTGGTGGGCGAGGCGGCCAGCACCCGGGTCCACGGCGCCAACCGGCTGGCGAGCAACTCGCTGCTGGAGGGGCTGGTCTTCGGACGGCGTGCCGCTTTGCACCTGGTCAAAAAGGGGTACACCTGGGGCCACAAGCCCCCCTTCGCCGAATTCAAGGGGAACCTGGTGGAGAAGGACGACGCGATTCTCAAGCAGCGGCTGCGGCGGACCATGTGGCAGGAAGTGGGCATCGTCCGTACCCGCTCCGGGCTGGAGAGGGCCCTCGATTTCGTCGACGACGTCCAGCACCTGACGGTCGGGCGGCTGCTGGCCCTGCGCCTCAAAACGGCGAGAAATATCATCGAATCGGCCCTGGCGCGGCCCGAATCGGTAGGGGCCCACTACATCATCAACGAATAG
- a CDS encoding uroporphyrinogen-III synthase → MNSKQMAQSDELPSTQHPAPSTNIYLLSPTSRPEVRHLPMIRFTLLPQTIDFSRYDGIILTSKQGVIALDEVSGGAWKALPVAAIGKQTAAEAEQRGGRVVYIATQAYGDVLAGELAKRYPDKRWLYARPKVVVSKIAADLRDAGVSVEEAVIYETSCTDYEQKQRPEAGAVLIFTAPSIVRCFFGNFDWDESWRAVAIGNKTAQAFPEGVQPLIAPSTSIDEAIDFSRSLPHP, encoded by the coding sequence GTGAATAGTAAACAGATGGCGCAAAGCGACGAGTTACCCAGCACCCAGCACCCAGCACCCAGCACCAATATCTATCTTCTCTCCCCGACCTCCCGCCCGGAGGTACGGCACCTGCCGATGATCCGCTTCACGCTGCTTCCGCAAACCATCGACTTTTCCCGGTATGACGGCATCATCCTCACCTCCAAACAGGGGGTAATCGCCCTGGACGAGGTCTCCGGCGGGGCGTGGAAGGCGCTGCCGGTCGCCGCCATCGGGAAACAGACGGCGGCGGAAGCCGAACAACGGGGCGGCAGGGTGGTCTACATCGCCACCCAGGCCTACGGGGATGTGCTTGCCGGGGAGCTGGCGAAGCGCTACCCCGACAAACGGTGGCTTTACGCCAGGCCCAAAGTGGTCGTCTCAAAAATCGCCGCCGATCTGCGCGATGCGGGGGTGTCGGTGGAGGAGGCGGTCATCTACGAAACCTCCTGCACCGACTATGAGCAAAAGCAGAGACCCGAAGCCGGCGCCGTGCTCATCTTCACCGCCCCCTCCATCGTCCGCTGTTTTTTCGGAAATTTCGATTGGGACGAAAGCTGGCGTGCCGTCGCCATAGGGAACAAAACAGCACAGGCTTTCCCCGAAGGTGTCCAACCTTTGATTGCTCCCTCGACATCTATCGACGAGGCGATCGATTTTTCTCGAAGTTTGCCGCATCCTTAA
- a CDS encoding PAS domain S-box protein: protein MKRPAPIDEEYAFTDGVIVSETDLNGIITYANRKFLEISGYSREELIGKPHSIIRHPDMPKAAFKQMWDTIQADKEWQGLVKNLRKDGRYYWVDTYIKPIFKEGKKVGYIAARHPAKRMDVISMENTYAKMLEEEKKG, encoded by the coding sequence ATGAAACGACCAGCCCCGATCGACGAAGAGTACGCTTTTACCGACGGTGTCATCGTCAGCGAGACCGATCTCAACGGTATCATTACCTATGCCAACAGAAAGTTTCTGGAAATCTCCGGTTACTCCAGGGAAGAGCTTATCGGAAAGCCCCACAGCATCATACGGCACCCGGATATGCCGAAAGCGGCCTTTAAACAGATGTGGGATACGATTCAGGCCGACAAGGAGTGGCAGGGGCTCGTTAAAAATCTTCGCAAAGACGGCCGATATTATTGGGTAGACACCTATATCAAACCGATCTTCAAAGAGGGAAAAAAGGTGGGTTACATCGCGGCCAGGCATCCTGCGAAACGGATGGATGTGATCTCCATGGAGAACACGTACGCCAAGATGCTCGAAGAAGAGAAAAAAGGATAA